In Paenibacillus sp. FSL R7-0345, a single window of DNA contains:
- a CDS encoding spore coat protein: MPTTTKTKEMLVNAIAPMDDLAIATDMLLSAKTAVRTYAIALTETATPKVHKVLKAQLDTAIETHQKIAAYMIENEMYHPYDITEQVEHDLKKAETALELQK; encoded by the coding sequence ATGCCAACCACAACCAAAACGAAGGAAATGCTGGTTAACGCTATAGCACCTATGGATGATCTGGCGATTGCCACTGACATGCTGTTATCGGCAAAAACGGCCGTACGCACCTACGCGATTGCCCTTACGGAGACTGCGACCCCCAAAGTACACAAAGTACTAAAAGCCCAGCTGGATACTGCCATCGAAACACATCAGAAAATTGCCGCCTATATGATTGAAAATGAAATGTACCATCCTTATGATATAACCGAACAGGTAGAGCATGATTTAAAAAAAGCTGAAACAGCGCTTGAGCTGCAAAAATAA
- a CDS encoding AraC family transcriptional regulator, which translates to MYRRLLPLITESDKELPYYLVDAGIHWDQEHIVRPDGYLYQWIQCVEGEGELITSGRTFRVKEGTAMLLLKGTPHEYYAVSPSWRVNWIVFDGHQVESFLKRTAGITAPGVYYLSKPEVFTARIQSMMDIQQADYALRSLEWSAQIYSLLIEIVQYASVHPHNSASTLNLKLKPLFDYIEQNAHKPLTLEEMAGVAGITPQHLCTVFKKTTNIRIFQYIHSVRIKNSKELLLRSPNMPVKEVALLSGFEDPNYFCTVFKKHEQLSPNQFRKLYS; encoded by the coding sequence ATGTACAGACGGCTTCTGCCCCTTATTACGGAATCAGACAAGGAGCTTCCCTACTACCTTGTGGATGCGGGTATTCACTGGGATCAGGAGCATATTGTCCGTCCGGACGGCTACTTGTATCAATGGATTCAATGTGTGGAAGGCGAAGGCGAGCTGATCACCAGCGGCAGAACCTTCCGGGTAAAAGAAGGCACCGCGATGCTGCTGCTCAAGGGGACTCCCCATGAGTACTATGCGGTCAGCCCGTCCTGGCGGGTGAACTGGATTGTGTTCGACGGCCATCAGGTGGAGAGCTTTCTGAAGCGGACGGCGGGGATTACCGCTCCGGGGGTCTACTATCTTTCGAAGCCTGAGGTTTTTACGGCCAGAATCCAGAGCATGATGGATATTCAGCAGGCCGACTATGCCCTGCGGAGTCTGGAATGGTCCGCTCAAATCTACTCCCTGCTGATTGAAATAGTCCAGTATGCCTCCGTCCATCCGCACAACAGTGCTTCTACGCTCAATCTGAAGCTGAAGCCGCTGTTTGACTATATCGAGCAGAATGCCCACAAACCGCTGACACTGGAGGAGATGGCCGGAGTGGCCGGCATTACGCCGCAGCACCTGTGCACCGTGTTCAAGAAAACGACGAACATCCGGATTTTCCAGTACATTCATTCGGTGCGGATCAAGAACAGCAAGGAGCTGCTGCTGCGCAGTCCCAATATGCCGGTAAAAGAGGTGGCTCTCCTGTCCGGGTTCGAGGACCCCAACTATTTCTGCACCGTGTTCAAAAAGCACGAGCAGCTCAGCCCGAACCAGTTCAGAAAGCTGTATTCCTGA
- a CDS encoding alpha-glycosidase, with the protein MISNEQAISSANLTTNIHLESLHHVPHSNWAYPYDKETFHLRVRTKKQNVERVYALTGDKYDWETYNHEYQMRKIGTDRLFDYWQTTVKPDHRRFSYAFRFHTGEETVWMTENGIHTGEPESPNGFYDWPYIHEIDIFQAPEWAKSAVFYQIMPERFANGDTSNDPDKISPWGGKPATDNFFGGDLQGIIDHLNYLEDLGITAIYLTPIFEAPTNHKYDTTDYMKVDPHFGDLELLKKLVDEARSKGIRIVLDAVFNHIGSNSPQFKDVIEHGENSKYADWFHINEFPVQVKEGKPNYDAFGFFAEMPKLNTANPETRKYLLNIAEYWLKELGMDGWRLDVANEIDHHFWKEFRTRIKAINPDAYIIGENWNDSLRWLHGDQFDSVMNYPLSDRLIEFLQSDDMDAQTFSEYIGGLLMRYPQQANEVLFNLLASHDTPRLLTQLGGDKNKLKLAVAFLLTFTGTPCIYYGDEIGLDGEGDPDCRKCMIWEEEEQDRGLHQTYKQLIQLRKDHPVLSTGEFSFLKNNQQERPLIYERYNDKEHFTVWMNPSAEPATLAQALEGSWKDAFTGEAAAADNGEITLALEPFSFRILFKD; encoded by the coding sequence ATGATATCCAATGAACAAGCTATAAGCTCTGCTAACCTTACAACCAATATTCATTTGGAAAGTCTGCATCATGTTCCGCACAGCAACTGGGCCTACCCATACGACAAGGAGACCTTTCATTTACGTGTCCGGACCAAAAAGCAGAACGTGGAACGTGTTTATGCACTGACAGGAGATAAATATGACTGGGAAACCTATAATCACGAATATCAAATGCGCAAAATCGGGACCGACCGGCTCTTCGATTATTGGCAAACGACGGTAAAGCCGGACCATCGCCGTTTCTCCTATGCCTTCCGCTTTCATACCGGTGAAGAAACCGTGTGGATGACTGAGAACGGGATTCATACCGGGGAGCCTGAATCACCAAACGGCTTCTATGACTGGCCGTATATCCATGAAATTGATATTTTCCAGGCTCCGGAATGGGCCAAATCAGCGGTATTTTATCAGATTATGCCTGAGCGTTTTGCGAACGGGGATACAAGCAATGATCCTGATAAAATTTCACCATGGGGTGGTAAGCCTGCTACGGATAACTTTTTCGGCGGGGATCTACAGGGGATTATCGACCATCTCAACTACCTGGAGGATTTGGGGATTACGGCCATTTATCTCACTCCGATTTTTGAGGCACCTACCAACCATAAGTATGACACCACCGATTATATGAAGGTTGATCCTCACTTCGGCGATCTGGAGCTGCTCAAAAAACTGGTTGATGAAGCCCGCTCCAAAGGAATCCGGATTGTCCTGGATGCCGTGTTTAATCATATCGGCTCCAATTCTCCCCAGTTTAAGGATGTTATCGAACATGGGGAGAATTCCAAATATGCGGACTGGTTCCATATCAACGAATTCCCGGTTCAGGTCAAAGAAGGAAAACCTAATTACGATGCCTTCGGATTCTTCGCCGAGATGCCCAAGCTGAATACAGCCAATCCGGAAACGCGCAAATATCTGCTGAATATTGCCGAGTATTGGCTCAAGGAACTCGGCATGGACGGCTGGCGGCTTGATGTTGCCAATGAAATCGACCATCATTTCTGGAAGGAATTCCGCACCCGGATTAAGGCCATTAACCCCGATGCCTATATTATCGGCGAGAACTGGAATGATTCCCTGCGCTGGCTGCATGGCGACCAGTTTGATTCCGTCATGAATTATCCGCTCTCAGACCGGCTGATTGAATTCCTGCAAAGCGACGATATGGATGCACAGACCTTCTCGGAATATATCGGCGGCCTGCTGATGCGTTATCCGCAGCAAGCCAATGAAGTGCTGTTCAATCTTTTGGCCAGCCACGACACCCCGCGGCTGCTTACCCAGCTGGGCGGCGACAAAAACAAGCTCAAGCTGGCGGTCGCCTTCCTGCTTACTTTTACCGGAACGCCTTGTATTTATTACGGGGATGAAATTGGCCTTGATGGCGAAGGAGATCCGGATTGCCGTAAATGCATGATCTGGGAGGAAGAGGAGCAGGACCGGGGTCTGCATCAAACCTACAAACAGCTAATCCAGCTCCGCAAGGACCATCCGGTTCTGAGTACAGGAGAGTTCAGCTTCCTGAAGAACAACCAGCAGGAACGCCCGCTGATCTATGAACGTTACAATGATAAAGAACATTTTACGGTCTGGATGAATCCATCCGCGGAACCGGCAACCCTGGCACAGGCACTTGAGGGCAGCTGGAAGGATGCCTTCACCGGAGAAGCCGCCGCAGCAGACAATGGCGAGATCACACTTGCGCTCGAACCCTTCAGCTTCAGAATACTATTTAAAGACTAA
- a CDS encoding sugar-binding domain-containing protein, with protein sequence MSRLETKINDGWEFTLQQPEDGNFAPVKLPHDWAITAPVNTQMKQGEAQGFRDRWGTGWYRKRLTISGMKDGYVYKLHFGGIYENSTVWVNGTEAGGHKYGYTSFELDITDLIHEGDNLIQVKVDNTVFPADRWYSGAGIYRDVTLLELPQKHLVPYEIQVTTKIKGSTGIVNVKTGITALVKAVLTDADADISYTQESNEQGVIRFEVPSAKLWSPEQPQLYRLELSLFQGDEAVDHYGLNVGIREIKMVPHKGMYINGQLTKVKGLCIHQDAGCLGTAVTAEIWKDRLLAFKKIGCNAIRTSHHIFMAELLDLCDELGLLVYEEPFDKWTGGAYGRYFETEWQRDLEGMVKRDRNHPCIFMWGVGNEVEHQGQASMLKILSMLRGHLLTLDDTRPVSYAMNPHFKVESNVDVSKIEDIQQFVDEADETEIYDVAERVERIRRIGEIVDVVCCNYQEQWYPEIHEALPDKLILGTETYQFFRGHREQMQNFTPDIPWMDVEQHDYVIGGMLWTGIDYLGESMGYPAKGWAGSLFYTNNERKPLSYLYESYWSDKPMAYLAVMDYSLQDEGTKEHWDTPRYASHWNFPQFNKTVIPYMIATNCEEVTLELNGKRFYVDKPAAYPGRMITGYLPYQPGTITVKGYIGGDEVSQYVLKTAGPAVRLVFDQEAVTLDADNVSQKLLTVRAIDADGVPVFRDSSKVTFEVEGPAEIIAVDNGDLSSSEPYDRNWMHLYHGCLSTAIRLTGEKGRIVLSAYSEGMYPAQLVINVV encoded by the coding sequence ATGAGCAGGCTTGAAACCAAAATCAATGACGGCTGGGAGTTCACCCTGCAGCAGCCTGAGGACGGAAATTTTGCACCCGTAAAGCTGCCGCATGACTGGGCGATCACCGCTCCGGTAAATACGCAGATGAAGCAGGGAGAGGCTCAGGGCTTCAGGGACCGCTGGGGAACAGGCTGGTACAGAAAGCGGCTGACCATCAGCGGAATGAAGGACGGCTATGTGTATAAGCTGCATTTTGGCGGAATCTATGAAAATAGTACAGTCTGGGTCAACGGCACAGAAGCAGGCGGCCATAAATACGGCTATACCAGCTTTGAACTGGATATCACAGACCTGATTCATGAAGGCGATAACCTGATTCAGGTTAAGGTGGATAACACCGTGTTCCCGGCGGACAGATGGTATTCGGGTGCAGGCATTTACCGTGATGTAACCCTGCTGGAGCTGCCGCAGAAGCATCTGGTGCCTTATGAAATTCAAGTAACAACGAAGATTAAAGGCAGCACAGGTATTGTCAATGTAAAAACCGGCATTACAGCGCTCGTAAAAGCCGTTCTCACTGATGCAGACGCAGACATCTCCTACACGCAAGAATCCAACGAGCAGGGCGTTATCCGGTTTGAGGTTCCATCAGCGAAACTGTGGAGTCCGGAGCAGCCGCAGCTGTACCGTCTGGAGCTGTCGCTTTTTCAGGGGGATGAAGCTGTTGACCATTACGGTCTGAACGTCGGCATCCGGGAAATCAAAATGGTTCCGCACAAGGGGATGTATATCAACGGGCAATTAACTAAGGTGAAAGGGCTGTGTATCCACCAGGATGCAGGCTGTCTCGGAACGGCTGTAACGGCGGAGATCTGGAAAGACCGGCTGCTTGCCTTCAAAAAAATCGGCTGTAACGCGATCCGCACCTCCCACCATATTTTTATGGCAGAGCTACTGGATCTGTGTGATGAGCTGGGCCTGCTGGTGTACGAGGAGCCTTTTGACAAATGGACCGGCGGGGCTTATGGGCGTTATTTCGAGACCGAGTGGCAGCGTGACCTGGAGGGGATGGTGAAGCGCGACCGGAATCATCCGTGCATCTTTATGTGGGGTGTCGGCAATGAGGTGGAGCATCAGGGGCAGGCCTCCATGCTGAAGATTCTTAGTATGCTGAGAGGGCATCTGCTGACGCTGGATGATACACGGCCGGTATCGTATGCGATGAACCCGCATTTTAAGGTTGAGAGCAATGTCGACGTGTCCAAAATCGAGGATATCCAGCAGTTTGTTGACGAGGCGGATGAGACGGAAATTTATGATGTGGCCGAACGGGTGGAACGGATCCGCCGGATCGGGGAGATCGTCGATGTGGTCTGCTGCAATTATCAGGAGCAATGGTACCCTGAGATTCATGAGGCTTTGCCGGATAAGCTGATTCTGGGTACGGAGACGTACCAGTTTTTCCGCGGCCACCGCGAGCAGATGCAGAATTTTACGCCAGATATACCGTGGATGGATGTGGAGCAGCACGATTATGTAATCGGCGGCATGCTGTGGACCGGAATTGACTACCTCGGGGAGTCTATGGGGTATCCGGCCAAGGGCTGGGCGGGCTCGCTGTTCTATACGAATAATGAGCGCAAGCCGCTGTCTTATCTCTATGAAAGCTACTGGTCGGATAAGCCGATGGCCTATCTGGCCGTCATGGATTATTCCCTGCAGGACGAGGGCACCAAAGAGCACTGGGATACGCCGCGGTATGCCAGCCACTGGAACTTCCCGCAGTTTAACAAGACCGTGATTCCGTACATGATTGCTACGAACTGCGAAGAGGTCACTCTTGAATTGAACGGTAAAAGATTTTATGTGGACAAGCCGGCTGCCTACCCGGGCCGGATGATTACCGGCTATCTGCCTTATCAGCCGGGTACAATTACTGTAAAGGGGTATATCGGCGGCGATGAAGTGAGCCAATATGTGCTGAAGACGGCAGGGCCTGCGGTCAGGCTGGTGTTTGATCAGGAGGCGGTCACTCTGGATGCTGATAACGTATCGCAAAAGCTGCTCACTGTCCGGGCAATAGATGCCGATGGCGTGCCTGTGTTCCGCGATAGCTCCAAAGTCACTTTCGAGGTTGAAGGCCCGGCGGAGATCATTGCGGTGGACAATGGCGACCTCAGCTCAAGCGAGCCGTATGACCGCAATTGGATGCATCTGTACCACGGCTGTCTCAGCACGGCTATCCGACTGACCGGGGAAAAGGGGCGCATCGTGTTGTCAGCCTACTCAGAGGGAATGTATCCGGCACAGCTAGTCATTAATGTAGTGTAA
- a CDS encoding glycoside hydrolase family 27 protein, whose product MTHKLAAPTPPLGWNSWDCYGAAVTEAEIRGNAEYMAEHLKDYGWNYITVDIQWYEPYANSSQYRPFVPLVMDEYSRLMPAENRFPSAADGQGFKPLADYVHSLGLKFGIHIMRGIPRQAAHAGTALLGTTATARDIAHTNSICPWNTDMYGVDASKEGAQEYYDSLFELYAQWGVDLVKVDDIAASRLYDTHQPEIALISKAIERSGRPMVLSLSPGPAPVEYADFFVEHANMWRVTDDFWDLWPLLLDMFDRCRKWQGVPVDGSWPDCDMLPLGHIGIRSVDGGGADRWTRFTRDEQLTMMSLWSIFRSPLIFGGELRDNDEWTLSLLTNREVLRIQQESHGAREALCKGELIVWTSGHNDGTRYAAVFNTGESPLQVELALEEIGLSAAAGTELWSGEAAELTAGTLQTTVPPHGVRLYSFA is encoded by the coding sequence ATGACACATAAGCTTGCAGCACCTACTCCTCCGCTCGGCTGGAACAGCTGGGACTGCTACGGCGCAGCCGTAACGGAAGCCGAAATCCGCGGCAATGCGGAATATATGGCAGAACATCTTAAAGACTACGGCTGGAATTACATCACCGTTGATATCCAGTGGTATGAGCCTTATGCCAACTCCTCCCAATACCGGCCGTTCGTGCCGCTGGTAATGGATGAATATTCCCGGCTCATGCCTGCGGAGAACCGCTTCCCTTCGGCAGCGGACGGCCAGGGCTTCAAGCCGCTGGCTGATTATGTACACAGCCTCGGGCTGAAATTCGGCATTCATATTATGCGCGGCATTCCTCGCCAGGCTGCCCATGCCGGTACAGCACTGCTCGGTACAACGGCAACAGCCCGCGACATCGCCCATACCAACTCCATCTGCCCCTGGAACACGGATATGTATGGAGTAGATGCCTCGAAGGAAGGTGCTCAGGAATATTATGATTCCCTCTTTGAGCTGTATGCCCAGTGGGGCGTCGATCTGGTCAAGGTGGATGACATCGCCGCGTCCAGGCTGTATGATACCCATCAGCCGGAGATTGCCCTGATCTCCAAGGCCATCGAGCGCAGCGGTCGGCCGATGGTGCTGAGCCTGTCACCGGGCCCGGCTCCGGTGGAATACGCTGACTTCTTCGTAGAGCACGCCAATATGTGGCGGGTCACGGATGATTTTTGGGATCTGTGGCCGCTGCTGCTGGACATGTTCGACCGCTGCCGTAAGTGGCAGGGCGTACCCGTGGACGGCAGCTGGCCGGACTGCGATATGCTGCCGCTCGGCCATATCGGCATCCGTTCGGTGGACGGCGGCGGCGCAGACCGCTGGACCCGGTTCACGCGTGACGAGCAGCTGACGATGATGTCGCTCTGGAGCATTTTCCGCTCGCCGCTCATCTTCGGCGGCGAGCTGCGTGACAATGACGAGTGGACACTGTCATTGCTGACCAACCGCGAAGTGCTCCGCATCCAGCAGGAGAGCCACGGCGCAAGAGAAGCCCTCTGCAAGGGCGAGCTCATCGTGTGGACTTCCGGGCACAACGACGGTACCCGTTATGCCGCCGTATTCAACACCGGCGAGAGCCCGCTGCAGGTGGAGCTGGCTCTGGAAGAGATCGGCCTCAGCGCAGCAGCCGGTACAGAGCTGTGGAGCGGTGAAGCGGCTGAGCTTACCGCAGGTACACTGCAGACAACCGTACCGCCGCATGGCGTGAGATTGTATAGCTTTGCATAA
- a CDS encoding iron-sulfur cluster assembly accessory protein — translation MKCKINRNAAKVLKDMLNTPEAEGKKIRVVITQNHGDHGHYDVTLDTPTEHDEIVATDKDIEVLLDTREPLLDGVWVQYFYVPQEGFFITNPSTGFLEK, via the coding sequence ATGAAATGTAAAATTAACCGCAATGCCGCTAAAGTCCTGAAAGACATGCTGAACACTCCGGAAGCGGAAGGCAAGAAAATCCGCGTAGTGATTACCCAGAATCACGGGGATCACGGTCACTATGATGTGACTCTGGATACACCGACTGAGCATGACGAAATTGTAGCAACCGACAAGGATATCGAGGTACTGCTGGATACACGTGAGCCCCTGCTGGACGGAGTATGGGTTCAATACTTCTACGTACCGCAGGAAGGTTTCTTCATCACAAATCCATCTACCGGATTCCTTGAAAAATAA
- a CDS encoding AraC family transcriptional regulator: protein MDMSKGTYGFRFAEDKELSLCVLYAAGSDSITTPSYHWDGLERTDGPLLLFQYTLSGEGVFESWGRTHRVTAGQAFLAEIPGPHRYYYDPGASEPWEFLFLLFRPELILPHWRKFLREAGEVPHLPADCPPVRLLKLIVADAAAGRISDPLIASSSIYQFMTELARMQVTTQRDKENWSDNVRRAAEYIEQHYAQMISIDQLSEHVALSKYHLIRRFSASTGLTPGAYLTRVRTEKAMELLRGTSLSIADIAGQIGYSSGSYFIKAFRSMTGLTPGDFRSGGESLTYRRLFFD, encoded by the coding sequence ATGGATATGTCCAAAGGCACCTACGGCTTCCGGTTCGCCGAAGATAAAGAGCTCAGCCTATGCGTACTCTACGCTGCCGGCAGTGATTCAATCACCACCCCGTCATACCACTGGGACGGACTGGAACGGACCGATGGTCCGCTTCTGCTGTTCCAGTACACGCTCTCCGGAGAGGGTGTATTTGAATCCTGGGGCCGGACCCACCGGGTCACGGCCGGACAGGCTTTTCTTGCGGAGATTCCCGGACCCCACCGTTATTACTATGACCCGGGGGCGTCCGAGCCGTGGGAGTTCCTGTTCCTGCTGTTCCGCCCCGAGCTGATTCTGCCCCACTGGCGAAAATTCCTGCGCGAAGCCGGGGAAGTCCCGCATCTGCCTGCAGACTGTCCCCCGGTCAGGCTGCTGAAGCTGATTGTCGCCGATGCGGCAGCAGGCCGGATCTCCGACCCGCTGATTGCCTCCTCCTCCATCTACCAGTTCATGACGGAGCTGGCCAGAATGCAGGTAACCACCCAGCGGGACAAGGAGAACTGGTCGGATAACGTGAGGCGGGCAGCTGAATACATAGAGCAGCATTATGCGCAGATGATCAGCATCGATCAGCTGTCCGAGCATGTGGCGTTATCCAAGTACCATCTGATCCGCCGGTTTTCGGCCAGTACCGGACTGACGCCCGGAGCCTATCTGACTCGGGTCCGCACCGAAAAGGCGATGGAGCTGCTCCGGGGAACGAGCCTTAGCATTGCAGACATTGCCGGGCAGATCGGCTATTCCAGCGGCAGCTATTTCATCAAGGCCTTCCGCAGCATGACCGGGCTGACGCCGGGTGATTTCCGCAGCGGGGGCGAGAGCCTCACCTACCGCAGGCTGTTCTTCGATTAA
- a CDS encoding DCC1-like thiol-disulfide oxidoreductase family protein, whose protein sequence is MWNKLKEKLYDRKEPAFPLALFRIGFSLVWMLELLQMMTMRDLIFQKDSLAAQVPVFLTALFVLWMIALFLLLIGYLTRPAAIVNYVISVYILGFVVVNEANNWQVDSLFLTGSFLLMFMPVSACLSIESLMERRRQARVRVRKLPRPQARFIHTAFLILLIGLFYLDSMLYKLSSDMYLSGLGLWAPASLPFTTYYDVSWLIDHEWLVRLMGYSLLVYEGVYIFLVWFKRLRVWMSLAGVLLHAGVLFVFPIPAMSLLVITIHLAIIPESAYRKLYDRWIAAKRKRLTVYYDRLCPLCRQTVGILSALDFRKAIEWKALQDFAAEEKLLADIPEADLLHDIYAVEKGEKLHKGVDTYAAVLRSMGWAYPAGLLLGLPPFHGIAAAIYGKVAAKRKREGGCTDSTCGIGIVAPPEQATSPFAGKFWPAGTFLLLWGVSFIVISFGTPAYGKYLTGENSSLTAALRDTAAVYKRVTYPVLGWTNHGVYTETHYKEYGFQTRLVYVDRESSVPLPIMNDSGFSRGYKVGRQWDNWAYASVKPDIPYEQAKNSMLDYAVFWAEDSGTDLHSGSGTIVIQRKPIEVAMDYFRPGLLQDNMDQPWSRIGEIAASGGSLQLMMDGAAGSGEPGTWGEAVEDAVGATASAMQP, encoded by the coding sequence ATGTGGAATAAGTTGAAAGAGAAGCTGTATGACCGGAAGGAGCCGGCCTTTCCGCTGGCGCTGTTCCGGATCGGGTTCTCGCTTGTATGGATGCTTGAGCTGCTGCAGATGATGACGATGAGGGACCTGATTTTTCAAAAAGACAGCCTGGCCGCACAGGTGCCTGTCTTCCTGACCGCCCTGTTTGTGCTCTGGATGATAGCTTTGTTCCTGCTGCTGATCGGATATCTGACCCGTCCGGCTGCGATTGTCAATTATGTAATCAGTGTTTATATACTTGGCTTTGTTGTAGTAAATGAGGCGAACAACTGGCAGGTGGATTCGCTGTTTCTGACGGGTTCATTCCTGCTGATGTTTATGCCTGTGTCAGCGTGCCTGTCCATAGAGAGTCTGATGGAGCGCCGTCGGCAGGCCCGGGTCCGTGTGCGGAAGCTGCCCAGGCCTCAGGCCCGGTTTATTCATACCGCGTTTCTGATTCTGTTGATCGGGCTGTTTTATCTGGATTCAATGCTGTACAAGCTATCCTCAGACATGTATCTTTCGGGACTGGGCCTCTGGGCGCCGGCCTCGCTTCCGTTTACCACCTACTATGATGTCTCCTGGCTGATCGACCACGAGTGGCTGGTACGGCTAATGGGCTATTCTCTGCTTGTTTATGAAGGAGTGTATATTTTCCTGGTATGGTTCAAGCGGCTCCGGGTATGGATGAGTCTTGCCGGAGTACTCCTGCATGCCGGTGTATTGTTTGTTTTCCCGATTCCGGCGATGAGCCTGCTGGTGATCACGATCCATCTGGCGATTATTCCGGAGAGCGCCTACCGCAAGCTGTATGACCGGTGGATCGCGGCGAAGCGCAAACGGCTGACGGTCTACTATGACCGGCTATGTCCGCTGTGCCGACAGACGGTCGGCATCCTCTCGGCACTGGATTTCCGCAAGGCAATTGAGTGGAAGGCACTGCAGGATTTTGCGGCTGAGGAAAAGCTGCTGGCTGATATTCCGGAGGCAGATCTCCTGCATGACATTTATGCCGTGGAAAAGGGAGAGAAGCTGCATAAAGGTGTGGATACCTACGCCGCCGTTCTACGGTCTATGGGCTGGGCTTATCCGGCCGGCCTCCTGCTTGGCCTGCCGCCGTTTCATGGTATCGCGGCCGCTATTTACGGCAAGGTAGCAGCCAAACGTAAACGGGAGGGAGGCTGCACAGACAGCACCTGCGGCATCGGTATCGTGGCTCCGCCGGAACAGGCGACCTCTCCCTTTGCCGGAAAGTTCTGGCCGGCCGGAACCTTCCTGCTGTTATGGGGGGTCTCGTTTATAGTCATTTCCTTCGGGACACCGGCCTACGGGAAATATCTGACCGGCGAAAACAGCAGCCTGACGGCTGCCCTCAGGGATACGGCCGCAGTCTACAAGCGGGTAACCTATCCCGTGCTGGGCTGGACCAATCATGGTGTGTATACTGAAACACATTATAAGGAGTATGGGTTTCAGACCCGGCTGGTTTATGTAGACAGGGAATCCTCCGTGCCGCTGCCGATCATGAACGATAGCGGCTTCTCCCGGGGTTATAAGGTCGGCCGGCAGTGGGATAACTGGGCGTACGCCTCCGTTAAACCGGACATTCCGTACGAGCAGGCCAAGAACAGCATGCTGGATTACGCCGTCTTCTGGGCGGAAGACAGCGGAACTGACCTGCATTCCGGCAGCGGCACTATTGTGATCCAGCGCAAGCCGATTGAGGTAGCGATGGATTATTTCCGCCCTGGACTGCTGCAGGACAATATGGATCAGCCGTGGAGCCGGATCGGAGAAATTGCAGCCAGCGGCGGCAGCCTGCAGCTTATGATGGACGGCGCTGCCGGCAGCGGAGAGCCGGGAACCTGGGGCGAGGCGGTTGAGGATGCGGTCGGCGCTACTGCTTCAGCTATGCAACCATAG